CTAAATATAGTGCTTTTTAAATGAAATTTAAAACTTTTAGCGTTAATATACAAAAAATAAAAAGGGCAAGGATGAATGCAAGAAATTTCTTAGAAGAGCATAGTATCAAGGCAACTACTTTTCGCATAAAGCTCGTTGAAATTTTGCAAAATGCCAAAACTCCATTAAGTTATGATGAAATTTTAGAAAGCCTTAATGCAAATAAAACCACTTTTTATAGAAGCATAGAAATTTTTGAAAAAAAGGGCCTTGTCATAAAAACTGAAAATAATCATAAAAGCTACTACGAACTGGCAAATGAGGCAAAAGCGTACTTTATCTGCGATATCTGTCATAAAGTCACAAACATCGATATGCCACATCTAAACGTCGCTAAAAATATAAAAAGCGCCGTGATAAAAGGCGTTTGTGATGAGTGTGATCACTAGTAAAGTGCGATGATCTCAGCTGGGATGGCTTTTGGACGATTTGTTTTTAGATCGATATAGACAAACTCGGTCTTGCCAGTTGCTATTAGCTCGTCATCTTTTTTAAACTCAAAATATCTACACGAAGTCGCCTTGCCCTCAGCTTGTGTATAAGTGTGAATTTCTATCTCATCCATCAATTTTACGCTTTTTATATATTTGGCTTCATTTTTTCTAATGAGCCAGATCTCGCCTCTTTTATACTGCGCCTCGACCGTGTCGCCAACCGCGGCAGAGTGCGCAAATGCAGCCTCTTGCATAAGAGTGAAATAATAGACATTATTCATGTGTCCGTGCATATCAATGGCTTGTGGTGGGATTATTACTTTGTAGATAAAATCTTTCATTTCTGGCCTTTTTTGCTAGAATTATAACCAAAAATAAGGAGCTAAAATGCAAAATTTATGGGATAAAAAGGCGTCAAATTATCAAAGGTTTGATGGCAAAGTAAGTGCTATTCAGCAACAAATTTTTGCTAAAGCCTTAGCTTGGGGAGTTGATTTTAGCGGTAAAGAAATTCTTGATATAGGCTGTGGTACCGGTGTTTGGACGATATTTTTGTCAAAAACTGCAAAAGATATAACTGGCATTGATAGCTCAAAAAATATGATAGAAATTTTAAATGAAGATGCTAAAAGATTTGGCGTGACAAATTTAACTAGTGAGGTTTGCTCTTGGAGAGAATTTAAGCCCGCAAAGCACTTTGATATCGCGATTTGCACAATGAGTCCAGCGATTGCTAGCGATGAAGATTTTGCTAAATTTCATAATATCGCAAAGCAAAAACTCTACCTTGGCTGGGATAAGCCTAGAAGTTCTGATTTGATTGAGCCATTTTTTGAAAAATTTGGACGCACTCTCTCTCAAAAAAATGTTGTAAATAGGCTTGAAGCGTGGCTAAATGAGCAAGGGATCGCTTATAGGAGTGAAATTTTAAATGAGACAAGGATCGCTAGACGAAGCGTGCAAGAAGCTGCTGAGAATATTTGCTGGCACCTTGAGATAAATGGAGCTAAAAACTACGATGAAAAGGTGGTTTTAGCGATGTTAAAAGAGAGATTTGACGGCGAGTTTATAGATGAAAAGATAGAGTCGCAGATGAAGCTTTTTGTCTTTTAAGCTAGTTTTGACCTAGAGAAAATTTTTTTACCAAATTCGCTAAAAATAACTCCAAAGATTATTAAGATCGCGCCAAAAATTTGTATGAGAGCTAGCTTTTCACCAGCGAAAAAATAGCCGATAAAGCCAGCAGAAACTGGCTCAAGACAGAAAAATAAAGCTGCTTTGCTGGCTGTTGTATATCTTTGAGCGATGGTTTGTACAAAGTAGCAAAAAATAGTGCCAATAAATGCAGTGATAAAAATTGCTATAAAAAATTCCCTATCGTAATTTGGCACCACACTACCTTCAATAAACGCAAAGACAAATGAGAGTAAAGAGACGGTGAGAAATACCACAAATACAAGCAAATAAAGCTCGCATTTTCTTACAAAGTGGCCATTTAAGCTCGTGTAAAGTGCATAAAATATGGCACAAAGTAGGGCAAGTGCCTCGCCGCTCCCAAGTGCTAGCGTAGCGCCACTTAAGAGCCAAAGCCCAAAAATGGCAATAAGCGCCCCCAAAATAGCAAAAATAGTTATTTTATTTTTAAAAATGAGTGCTGTCATAAAAGGCACGATCACACACTCAAGCCCTGTAATAAAGGCAACACTTGAGCTAAAAGTAAGTTTTAGAGCGTAAGTTTGAGCAACAAATGAGCCAAAGAGAACTACGCCAAGGATAGTGCCATAAACCACACTTTTTTTATCAAAAATTTTAGAAAGTTTAAATGCTATAAGTCCCATAAAGATAGCGGAAATAAAAAATCTACAAAAGAGCATAACAAAGACACTATTTGTTTTTAGTGCGTTTGCCATAGGTAAAAACGTAGCGCCCCAAACGATGGCAACTACAATGAGTGCGATGTCGGCTCTGTTTTGTGCGCTTAAATTTTTCATTTAAAGATCGAGTCTAGCACCTTTTTGCCGCTATCTAGGCTAAAGCCACTTCTTAGCCCTTTTTCCTTCTCGCTCATCACGTTAAATAGCCCATCTAGCGTCTTTCTTGTGATATATGCATTTAGATCCTCGCCGTCATCTGGCACATACTCGCTTGCGCCTAAATTTTTAGCTAGACTCTTTACTGATTTTATCGTTTCATTATTTTTTGCTGAGCCACCGATGAAAGAATTTAGCCCATTATAGGCAGTCGCAAAGCTATTATCACTCATCATTTTTTCTATTATCGGCGTAAATGCCGCCTTTAGCTTTTGGCTGGAGCTTTGCTGCAAATACTTCGTAACGCTGTCACTGCCGCCGTTAAAGAGCTTTTTGACATCTGCTTCGCTCATATTTTTTATGCTTTCGCTAAAAATTTCAGCAGCCTTTGGTACGGCTGTGGTCGCAGCGTTGTTTATCGACTTGCTAAGGTCCTGCGCCCACTTCTCGCCGCCCACTTTTTTGGCTAAATTTGACGCCATTTCAAGGCTTTTTGGGAGTGGGATTTTAGCTTTGGCGTTGTTTATAAAGCCCTCTTTTGAAAGCTCACTAACAGCAGCATTTAGCGCCTCGCTAACTAAGCTTTTGTAGTCGCCACTTGATGCGTGAGTAGCTATTTTGACGCCTTTGTTTATCATATCGTCCATGCTTGCGGCTTGTAAATTTAAAGCAAGCGCGCCACAAAGAACAACAAGAGATCTTTTCATCTTCTCTCCTTTTTTAAATTTAAAGCAAAATCATACAAAAAATATCTAAACACTTAAAATAAATTTAATCTTTTTGCACTAGAATTTACCCTTTTTTTAAAGGAAGACTATGCAACTTTTACTTCTTAGCTTCGCTCTTAGTATGGATAGCGCGGCACTAAATATGGCAAATGGCGCAAGGTATAAAAATTTAGCTCTTAATAAAATTTTATTTATCGCTTTTATGCTTGGCTTTTTTCAGTTTCTCATGCCACTTCTTGGCTATCTTTTAGGTGTTAGTTTTGCAAAATTTATAAGCTCAATCGATCATTTTATCGCATTTTTTATACTCTGTTTTCTTGGTTTTAGAATGTTTAAAGAGGCCTGTAGCAAAGGGGAGTGCGAGTATCTTAAGATAGGATTTAAGACTATTTTGTATGGAGCATTTGCTACTAGTGTGGATGCTCTTGCCGTTGGTGTCACACTTAGCTTTGAAGAGATAAACATCTTTCAAAGCTCGCTCATCATCGGCGTAGTCTGCTTTGCATTAAGTTTGATTGCTTTTTATATAGGTAAATTTATGGGTGAAATTTTAGAGAAAAAAGCGCTCTTTTTGGGAGGAGCGATATTAATTTTTCTAGGTTTTAAAATTTTAATAACGCATTTAATTGAAAGCGGCACAGTTCAATAAAAATTTAAAATAACAATTAAAAATAATATTTAAGATTAACTATATTTTAAAGCTTATATGGATAAGATTTTGATTTTTAGAAGTGGTGACCCATACGAGACTCGAACTCGTGTTACCGCCGTGAAAGGGCGATGTCCTAACCGCTAGACGAATGGGCCACATGTCGGTTATGAAGTTGGGATTATATTTCTTTTATACTTAATTTTAGATTAATAAGGAAAAATTTTTGAAAAATTTTTTATTTACTTTGTTGTCTGTTTTTATTTTTACAGGTTGCGTGGCTACCAAAACGCCGCAAAATTCACAAGCTTTTCAAGTTACTTTATTTTCTCCGATGATCAAGATAAATGATGTTGGATTTTTCCATAAATATAAAAATGAGCTAAATTTGCAAATTTATAGCTCTGGCGTAAACACCGCAAATATAAGCATAAGAGATAAAATTTGCATAAATAGCGCTTGTTTTAATAAGACTGAGTTTAATGAGAAATTTTTTCTAGCCCCGCATTATGAGAGCCTTTTTGAAGAAATTTTGCAAAAAGAAAAGATTTATGATGGCAAAGGATTGGTGAATACGGAGTGTGGTTTTAGTCAAGATCTAAGTTCATATTTTATAAAATACGAGGTTTGCGATAACTACGTCAAATTTATAGACAGCAAAAACAAAATAAGAGTGATAATAAAAGAGTTAAAATGAGATATATCGGAGCTCACGTAAGTGCTGCTGGAGGCGTGTTTAATGCACCTTTAAATGCTGCAAAAATAGGAGCAAATGCCTTTGCGCTTTTTACAAAAAATCAACGCCAGTGGAATGCAAAAGAGCTAAGTACTAGCGAGATAGAACAGTTTAAAGAAAATCTAAAAATTTCTGGTATAAGCACAAAGCATGTTTTGCCACACAGTAGTTACTTGATAAATTTAGGCCATCCGGATGAGGAGGCAAGAGCAAAGTCGCTTGAAGCCTTTGTGGATGAGATAGATCGCGCCAGTAAGCTTGGGCTAGAGCTTTTAAATTTTCATCCAGGCTCACATCTAAAACAAATAAGCGAAAAAGAGTGCTTAGACAATATCGTAAGCTGCATGAACGTGGCACTTAAACGTACAAGCGGTGTAAAGCTAGTCATCGAAAATACAGCTGCACAAGGCTCAAATTTAGGCTTTAGTTTTAAGCAGATCGCTTATTTGATAGAGCGAGTAGACGATGAGAGCAGAGTTGGTGTTTGCTTTGATACCTGTCACGCATTTGCTGCCGGATATGATCTAAGAAGCAAAGAGGCCTACGCTAAAACGATGGGGGAATTTGATGCGATTATCGGCTATAAATTTTTATCCGGTATGCATTTAAATGATGCAAAATTTGGGCTTGGCTCGAAAAAAGATAGACACGAGAGTCTTGGTAAGGGTGAGCTTGGATTTAGTGCTTTTAAAAATATAATAAATGATGATAAAATAGGCGAAATTCCTTTAATATTAGAGACGATTGACGAGAGTATTTGGGAAGACGAGATAAAAATTTTAAGAAATTTCGAAAAGGAAAAACTATGAAAAAAGTGCTATTAAGCATTATTATGGCATCTACTTTGCTAAATGCTGGAGGTTATAAAGTTCCTGAGCAAAGTGCTGATTCTTTAGGTCTTGCTGCTAGTAACGTGGCCTTTAGTTTTGGGGCTGATGCGGCGTATTTTAACCCAGCAAATATGATGTTTTTAGATGGACGCCATCACATAGAAAGTACCCTCGGCTGGTTTCATATAAATAAGCTTGAGTTTAAAAGTGATAGTGGCAAAAGCTACAAGTCAGAAAAATTTGACTCGCTGGCTGGTACATTTAGTTTTGTAACGCCAGAAATTTATGAAAACTGGAAATTTGGTTTAGCTCTTGCCGTTCCTGCTGCTGTTGGTGTATCGTGGGAGGATCCAGCTACCGCATTTACCGCTAAAAGGTTTAAGCTGCAAGTTGTTGAGTTAAATCCAACCGTGGCTTACCGCATAAACGATAAGCTTGCCTTTGCTCTTGGTGCTAGAGGCGTTTATAGTAAAGGTAAGATAGCAAGTGACTTTGGACGAATAGGCTATAGAGAGATAAAAGGCGATGGCATGGGTTATGGCTACAATGTTGCGCTTACTTATAGACCTATTGAGGATTTAAGCTTTGCTGTTACTTACCGCTCAAATGTAAATTTAGAACTTAAAGGCCATACAGATGCTGATTTTAACGGAGCGCTATCTCCTATAAGCTATCATGGCAAAACAAAAGTCGAGATCCCACTTCCTGCACAGCTTGTGCTTGCTGCTGGCTATAAATTTAGCGACTTTACTCTTTTACTAGCTTTTGAGAGGACGTATTGGTCTAAATTTAAAAGCTATGACTTTGAATTTGGCGACAAGACTGCAGCTCACACGAGTTCTCCGTTTAGTGGGTATTTCAAAACATTTATGGACGATCCAGTCATAAAAAATGCAAAAGATACAAATACATACAGACTAGGTCTTGCCTACGACGTAAATGAAAAATTTAGGCTAATGGCTGGCTTTGCCTATGATGAAGACATTACAAGCAGTAAGCATACTGGATTAGAGCTTCCAAATACTACATCTAAGGTGTATTCTTTTGGAGTAAATTATAAATTTACGCCAAGTCTTGAAATGGCACTTGGATATGTTTATCAACACCGTGATAAGAAGCGTGCAACAAGTATTTCAACAGCTAATGGAAAAATGTCAGGGGAATTTGATACTGGTACGATCCAAATCCTTGGTACGACTTTTAAATATACATTTTAGTTAGGGTCAATAATGCGATACTCTTATAATAATTTTTATGAAATTTTAACCAAAGTAGCAAAGGAAAATCCAAATCAAGCAGTTCTTTTTGAAGAAAAAGAGAAGCTAAAATATCGCGAATTAAAGCAAAATGTCGATAAAGTGGCAGCTTATTTGCAGATTGCTGGAGTAAAATTTGGTGATAAAGTAGCTATGGCGGTTACAAACTCGAAAGAATTTATCATCTCATACCTTGCGATAACCGCAATAGGCGGTATTGCAGTGCCTATGAATACTTTTTTAAAAGCAAACGAGTTTGAATATATCATAAATGATTGTGGTGCAAAGGTGCTTTTTGCGTCTAGCTCGCTTGCAAAAGAGTTAATCGCATTAAATGAGCTTGAAATTTTAAGAAAGATAATCTGGATCGGAGCAATACCAAAGAAACTTCAAAGTGCCTCAAAAGATGAATATATAGACACTGACGAAGAGTATGGTGAGAGCGCGTATCTCACTTCAACGCCTCAAATTTCAAAAGAGGATATGAGCAAGGGCTATGAAAATAATGGCCTTGTTAAAAACATAAATTTTACAGAAACTCTAAATCATAAATATGCTCTTAGTATCGCAAAGCATCCGGTAATAGATGATTTAATGCATATAATTTACACTTCAGGCACTACTGGCAAGCCAAAGGGTGCGATGATAAGCTATAAAAATATCTTTTCAAATTTAATTGGAGCTCATGATCGTTTTATAGTGAAAAAAAGCGATCGTTTCATAGTCTTTTTGCCGATGTTTCATAGTTTTACGCTAACTGCAATGGTGTTGCTTCCGATATTTGCGAGTGCATCTATGGTACTTGTAAAGTCGGTATTTCCGTTTTCAAATGTACTAAAACAAACTTTGCTAAAGCGTGTAACTGTATTTTTAGGAATTCCAGCTATCTATACAGCTATCGGTAAGGCAAAAATTCCTTGGTATTTTAGATGGTTTAACCGCATTAGATTATTTGTAAGTGGTGCAGCTCCGCTTGCAAAGCAGACGATAGATGACTTTAGAGTGAAATTTCCGCGTGCAACACTTGTCGAGGGATATGGCCTTAGCGAATGCTCGCCAGTCGTAGCTGCAAATTTATATGATAAACAAAAGCTGTTAAGTGTAGGACCAGTGCTTGATGGCTATGAGGTAAAGATCGTAAATGATGAGATGATGGAGCTTCCAGTTGGCCAGATCGGTGAGATCATCATAAAGGGTGATTGCGTAATGCAAGGCTACTATGGTATGCCAAGCATCACTGATGAGACCATAATAAACGGCTGGTTAAAGACTGGAGATCTTGGCAAAGTCGATGAAGAGGGCTTTATCTATATCGTTGATCGTAAAAAAGACCTCATCATATCAAAGGGCATTAATATCTATCCGCGTGAGATAGAAGAAGTCATTTACAAACTTGAAGCAGTTGAAGCAACAGCGGTAATTGGCGTAAAAGATGTACATGCTGATGAAGAGGTCGTTGCTTTCATACAAGTAAAAGATGGCATGGATCTTGATGAAAAAACAGTAAGAGAGCATTTGAAGAAAAATTTAGCAAATTTCAAGATACCAAAGAGTATCTATTTTGCCGAAGAGTTGCCTAGAAATGCCACTGGCAAGGTGCTAAAACGTGTATTAAAAGAGCAAATAGAGCAGATGAAGGATAAATTTTAGTGAAATACTTGCTTGATTTTTTAAACCAGGACCTCAAAAAAAGTAAAATTTACGAGCTGATAAAGTGTGGCGATGAAGAGGGAGAAATTTTAAAATATCTAAGTAAAGCTTATGTGCAAGGAACAGCTAATATGAGCGTTTTTGAGCTACTTGGAGCAGTCTTTGGCACACAAAATGATAAGCAGCTTTTGTATCTAAAATTTATAAAAAACTTGCTTGATAGCGGTTGGATTGTACAAAATTATAGTCTTTTTAAAATACCTGAGAGCACACAAAGGGCTTCAGCTCAAGGGCTTCTTTCGTTGCTTCATTCTGAAATTTCTCTATCAGCCACATTTTTAAAAATTCTTGAAGATGGCAACGCTGATATAAATTTACCAGAGCTTACGCCATATGAGGATCATTTGGAGTATTTAAAAGATCAGTTTTTAAAGGTGGAGCTTTACTCAAAGGCTGCTATTTTTGAAAACAGCTCAAGTGATGCCAAAAAGCGTATAAATGAGCAAATTTCTGAGCTAACAAAGCGTATAAATGAGCGCGTCAAACTAAGTAAGATCAGCCTAAAGATAGAGCAAATTTTTAAAGAAAACTCGCTTGACGAAAAAGAGCAGATCATATTTTTAGCCCTTTTAAAAGAGGAGTACGCGGGCGACTTTGAAAATGGTCGCGACCTAAACACGCTAGTTGGGCTAATAAGCAAAGACGAGCTTGAACGCATCAAAAATCGTACTCTTTTAGAGGATGGCTCAAGGCTAATTGAAGGCGCACTAATCGACTACGACGAGGTTTTAAACGCTTATGGCAACGTAAGCAAGAGTTTTTTTATAAACGAAGAAATTTTGCAAAGCATAATGCACCCAAAAAATGACAAAAACAGCAAGAAAATCAAGATCGAAAGCCTGGTAAAAGAGCAAGAAATTTTTGAGCTAATAGAGCCAGTAACTAGCCTAGAAGACGTCGTGCTAAACGAAAAGACAAAGCAGCTTTTAAGCACGATACTAAAGCAAGTAGATAAAAAAGTACTCGCCAGACTTAGCAGCTGGGGCATAAAAACTAGAAAAAATATAGACGCCAAGATCATCTTTTACGGCGAGCCTGGCACTGGTAAAACCATGAGTGCCGTTGGGCTTGCAAAGAGCCTAAAGAAGCAAATTCTAAGCTTTGACTGCTCAAAAATTTTAAGCAAATATGTCGGAGAGAGCGAGCAAAATGTAAGGAAAATTTTTGATACTTACAAAGAAATTTGCAAAAAAAGTGGCAGCGAGCCGGTGCTCTTGCTAAATGAGGCCGATCAGTTCTTAAGCACGAGAGTGGAGAGCTCGAGCGGGGCTGAGAAGATGCATAATCAAATGCAAAATATCTTTTTAGAGCAGATCGAGCGCTTTGAGGGTGTGCTGATCGCCACGACAAATTTCTTACAAAGCCTTGATGTGGCGTTTTCTAGGAGATTTGACTACAAGATCGAGTTTAAAAAGCCTGATTATAACGGCAGGCTTGCCATTTGGCGTAAAATTTTGCCCGAAAATGCAAGCTTTGAAGATGGCTTTAGCGTAGAAAGGCTGGCTGAGTTTAACCTAAGTGGCGCTCAAATCGTCCTCGCGCTAAAAAATACCGCACTAAAAGTTGCTATAAAAGATGATGGGATTTTTACCTTTGAGGACTTCAAAACCACGATAGAGCGTGAGCTAAACTCTAGCTTTGGCGAGGATAAAAAGATGGGATTTGGCTCTTAATCTCTTCCAAATTTTACTATCTCGTGTGGCTATACGCTTTTGCCAAGAGGTAAAGTCTAAAGTGCTAGGGATTACTGGACTAAACGTAAAATTTTGATTTTATAATTAAATTTGCGCTATGACTGCCACCAAAATTTATAGCAAGACAGACATCAGCACATAATTACTTAGTATAAATTTGGCCCGCTTATTTGCCTTAAAATTGTAACATGGTCTTTGCTAAACAAGTAGTTTTTGTTAAAAAATCCTAAATTTTTGGAGTTTATCCACTCCATGACCGCTGCTTGGAATGTATATTTGCACGTTTGGTGCTTTAAAAAAGTTTTATTAAAATCTTGTCATTTTGTGTAATACAAAAATAGCCGTCTCACGAAGTCTAAAATAAAAAGCCTCATAAATTTCAAATTCTCTTTCATGATATTTGTAGCAGCGCTTTTTGAAATCAAAAAAGAGATGAGAAAATAGAAATTTATAGGTCTTTGAGTGCGATTTTTACATCCGAAGTAAAGAAGTAATGCGTGATCACTTTAACAATTAGTATAAAAAATTGATTATATTTTTAGTAGCCAAATTTTGTAAAAAGGCTTATAAATTTTAGAAATTTACTGATTGATCTTATCGAGTAGTTCTTCGACCTCTTCAAGCGCAAAGGCCTCTTCTGAGCTTTGTTTTAAGAAGTTCTCCATAAATTCTTTCTTCGAGATCGCAAGGTCAAGCTCCTTGTCGCTGCCCTTTTGATATGCGCCGATACGAAGCAAAACTTCATTTTCTTTTAAAAGTGAGTAGAGGCGCTTAAATTTCATCGCATTTAGCTTATGCTCTTTGCCTATCACGTCGCCCATGACACGCGAGGCCGAGTTTTGGATATTGATAGGTGGATAGATGCCAAAGTCCGTTAGCTCGCGGCTTAGCACGATGTGTCCGTCTAGGATAGAGCGGCTTTGGTCAGCTATCGGATCGCTCATATCATCGCCTTCAACTAGCACGGTGAAAAATGCCGTGATACTGCC
The Campylobacter concisus genome window above contains:
- the nfo gene encoding deoxyribonuclease IV; protein product: MRYIGAHVSAAGGVFNAPLNAAKIGANAFALFTKNQRQWNAKELSTSEIEQFKENLKISGISTKHVLPHSSYLINLGHPDEEARAKSLEAFVDEIDRASKLGLELLNFHPGSHLKQISEKECLDNIVSCMNVALKRTSGVKLVIENTAAQGSNLGFSFKQIAYLIERVDDESRVGVCFDTCHAFAAGYDLRSKEAYAKTMGEFDAIIGYKFLSGMHLNDAKFGLGSKKDRHESLGKGELGFSAFKNIINDDKIGEIPLILETIDESIWEDEIKILRNFEKEKL
- a CDS encoding ATP-binding protein, which encodes MKYLLDFLNQDLKKSKIYELIKCGDEEGEILKYLSKAYVQGTANMSVFELLGAVFGTQNDKQLLYLKFIKNLLDSGWIVQNYSLFKIPESTQRASAQGLLSLLHSEISLSATFLKILEDGNADINLPELTPYEDHLEYLKDQFLKVELYSKAAIFENSSSDAKKRINEQISELTKRINERVKLSKISLKIEQIFKENSLDEKEQIIFLALLKEEYAGDFENGRDLNTLVGLISKDELERIKNRTLLEDGSRLIEGALIDYDEVLNAYGNVSKSFFINEEILQSIMHPKNDKNSKKIKIESLVKEQEIFELIEPVTSLEDVVLNEKTKQLLSTILKQVDKKVLARLSSWGIKTRKNIDAKIIFYGEPGTGKTMSAVGLAKSLKKQILSFDCSKILSKYVGESEQNVRKIFDTYKEICKKSGSEPVLLLNEADQFLSTRVESSSGAEKMHNQMQNIFLEQIERFEGVLIATTNFLQSLDVAFSRRFDYKIEFKKPDYNGRLAIWRKILPENASFEDGFSVERLAEFNLSGAQIVLALKNTALKVAIKDDGIFTFEDFKTTIERELNSSFGEDKKMGFGS
- a CDS encoding DMT family transporter — protein: MKNLSAQNRADIALIVVAIVWGATFLPMANALKTNSVFVMLFCRFFISAIFMGLIAFKLSKIFDKKSVVYGTILGVVLFGSFVAQTYALKLTFSSSVAFITGLECVIVPFMTALIFKNKITIFAILGALIAIFGLWLLSGATLALGSGEALALLCAIFYALYTSLNGHFVRKCELYLLVFVVFLTVSLLSFVFAFIEGSVVPNYDREFFIAIFITAFIGTIFCYFVQTIAQRYTTASKAALFFCLEPVSAGFIGYFFAGEKLALIQIFGAILIIFGVIFSEFGKKIFSRSKLA
- a CDS encoding DUF4197 domain-containing protein, which translates into the protein MKRSLVVLCGALALNLQAASMDDMINKGVKIATHASSGDYKSLVSEALNAAVSELSKEGFINNAKAKIPLPKSLEMASNLAKKVGGEKWAQDLSKSINNAATTAVPKAAEIFSESIKNMSEADVKKLFNGGSDSVTKYLQQSSSQKLKAAFTPIIEKMMSDNSFATAYNGLNSFIGGSAKNNETIKSVKSLAKNLGASEYVPDDGEDLNAYITRKTLDGLFNVMSEKEKGLRSGFSLDSGKKVLDSIFK
- a CDS encoding Fur family transcriptional regulator, with protein sequence MNARNFLEEHSIKATTFRIKLVEILQNAKTPLSYDEILESLNANKTTFYRSIEIFEKKGLVIKTENNHKSYYELANEAKAYFICDICHKVTNIDMPHLNVAKNIKSAVIKGVCDECDH
- a CDS encoding OmpP1/FadL family transporter, which produces MKKVLLSIIMASTLLNAGGYKVPEQSADSLGLAASNVAFSFGADAAYFNPANMMFLDGRHHIESTLGWFHINKLEFKSDSGKSYKSEKFDSLAGTFSFVTPEIYENWKFGLALAVPAAVGVSWEDPATAFTAKRFKLQVVELNPTVAYRINDKLAFALGARGVYSKGKIASDFGRIGYREIKGDGMGYGYNVALTYRPIEDLSFAVTYRSNVNLELKGHTDADFNGALSPISYHGKTKVEIPLPAQLVLAAGYKFSDFTLLLAFERTYWSKFKSYDFEFGDKTAAHTSSPFSGYFKTFMDDPVIKNAKDTNTYRLGLAYDVNEKFRLMAGFAYDEDITSSKHTGLELPNTTSKVYSFGVNYKFTPSLEMALGYVYQHRDKKRATSISTANGKMSGEFDTGTIQILGTTFKYTF
- a CDS encoding manganese efflux pump MntP family protein codes for the protein MQLLLLSFALSMDSAALNMANGARYKNLALNKILFIAFMLGFFQFLMPLLGYLLGVSFAKFISSIDHFIAFFILCFLGFRMFKEACSKGECEYLKIGFKTILYGAFATSVDALAVGVTLSFEEINIFQSSLIIGVVCFALSLIAFYIGKFMGEILEKKALFLGGAILIFLGFKILITHLIESGTVQ
- a CDS encoding class I SAM-dependent methyltransferase — its product is MQNLWDKKASNYQRFDGKVSAIQQQIFAKALAWGVDFSGKEILDIGCGTGVWTIFLSKTAKDITGIDSSKNMIEILNEDAKRFGVTNLTSEVCSWREFKPAKHFDIAICTMSPAIASDEDFAKFHNIAKQKLYLGWDKPRSSDLIEPFFEKFGRTLSQKNVVNRLEAWLNEQGIAYRSEILNETRIARRSVQEAAENICWHLEINGAKNYDEKVVLAMLKERFDGEFIDEKIESQMKLFVF
- a CDS encoding acyl-CoA thioesterase translates to MKDFIYKVIIPPQAIDMHGHMNNVYYFTLMQEAAFAHSAAVGDTVEAQYKRGEIWLIRKNEAKYIKSVKLMDEIEIHTYTQAEGKATSCRYFEFKKDDELIATGKTEFVYIDLKTNRPKAIPAEIIALY
- a CDS encoding fatty acid--CoA ligase translates to MRYSYNNFYEILTKVAKENPNQAVLFEEKEKLKYRELKQNVDKVAAYLQIAGVKFGDKVAMAVTNSKEFIISYLAITAIGGIAVPMNTFLKANEFEYIINDCGAKVLFASSSLAKELIALNELEILRKIIWIGAIPKKLQSASKDEYIDTDEEYGESAYLTSTPQISKEDMSKGYENNGLVKNINFTETLNHKYALSIAKHPVIDDLMHIIYTSGTTGKPKGAMISYKNIFSNLIGAHDRFIVKKSDRFIVFLPMFHSFTLTAMVLLPIFASASMVLVKSVFPFSNVLKQTLLKRVTVFLGIPAIYTAIGKAKIPWYFRWFNRIRLFVSGAAPLAKQTIDDFRVKFPRATLVEGYGLSECSPVVAANLYDKQKLLSVGPVLDGYEVKIVNDEMMELPVGQIGEIIIKGDCVMQGYYGMPSITDETIINGWLKTGDLGKVDEEGFIYIVDRKKDLIISKGINIYPREIEEVIYKLEAVEATAVIGVKDVHADEEVVAFIQVKDGMDLDEKTVREHLKKNLANFKIPKSIYFAEELPRNATGKVLKRVLKEQIEQMKDKF